The Salvia miltiorrhiza cultivar Shanhuang (shh) chromosome 1, IMPLAD_Smil_shh, whole genome shotgun sequence genome has a window encoding:
- the LOC131007140 gene encoding F-box protein At1g30200-like has product MDSSSEAAFHSDDFFDRLPDDVVLSIFGKLQDAKSLCLSMSACKRFRSIAPQVDRIFLPIPQKKSAVKEFDQKNSFKNLVIRALMKPFHLISQMVKLKPKTEENDLDFYSYYVPNEILKNFQGIRGLHLRLPCHGNQKQSPSKNGKNSTTLLKWRAEFGRELHSCVILGAKAWAEKDADESKEDASRVMPDDELKLRIVWTISCLIAASARHYLMQETVKGLKMIENVVVSDESDQGRLCMNKEQIEEIRQSSKGKGHEMAESRSRVPALRMKMWYLDQLEVPGSAKVMEGATLVVIRPAGGGGAEDEGSRSDAEMVADAFGGEEGEGKVMGEAVRKLMVAKKCYVLEMNSF; this is encoded by the coding sequence ATGGATTCGAGCTCCGAAGCAGCTTTTCATTCCGACGATTTCTTCGATCGCTTGCCGGACGACGTCGTGCTGTCGATTTTCGGCAAATTGCAAGACGCTAAATCGCTCTGTCTATCCATGTCCGCGTGCAAGCGGTTCCGATCCATCGCCCCACAGGTCGATCGGATCTTCCTCCCGATCCCTCAGAAGAAGTCCGCCGTCAAGGAATTCGATCAGAAGAATTCGTTCAAAAATCTGGTGATCAGAGCGTTGATGAAGCCCTTCCATTTGATTTCGCAGATGGTCAAATTGAAGCCTAAGACCGAGGAGAATGACCTAGATTTCTACTCCTACTACGTCCCCAACGAGATATTGAAGAATTTCCAAGGAATCCGCGGTCTCCATCTCCGGCTGCCCTGCCATGGAAATCAGAAGCAGAGTCCGTCCAAAAATGGCAAGAATTCCACGACTTTGTTGAAATGGAGAGCTGAATTCGGGCGAGAGCTGCACAGCTGCGTGATTTTAGGGGCAAAAGCGTGGGCGGAGAAGGATGCGGATGAATCCAAGGAAGATGCGTCGCGGGTGATGCCGGACGACGAGCTGAAGCTGCGGATCGTGTGGACGATATCCTGCTTGATCGCTGCGTCGGCGAGGCATTACCTGATGCAGGAGACGGTGAAGGGGTTGAAGATGATCGAGAATGTGGTGGTCTCGGATGAGAGCGATCAGGGGAGATTGTGTATGAACAAGGAGCAGATTGAGGAAATACGCCAATCTAGTAAGGGTAAAGGACATGAAATGGCGGAGAGTAGGAGTCGAGTACCGGCGTTGAGGATGAAGATGTGGTATTTGGATCAGCTGGAAGTGCCCGGCTCCGCCAAGGTCATGGAGGGGGCGACGCTCGTCGTTATAAGGCCTGCCGGTGGTGGTGGGGCGGAGGATGAGGGGAGCCGGAGCGACGCGGAGATGGTGGCGGACGCCTTTGGTGGGGAGGAAGGTGAGGGGAAGGTGATGGGTGAGGCAGTTAGGAAACTGATGGTTGCCAAGAAATGCTATGTTTTGGAGATGAATTCGTTTTGA
- the LOC131007138 gene encoding probable magnesium transporter NIPA3 isoform X3, whose amino-acid sequence MQSRLMGIIGFTGDNLKGFILALLSSAFIGASFIIKKKGLRRAAAASGVRAVIIGEIANFVAYAFAPAVLVTPLGALSIIVSAVLAYFILNEKLHQLGILGCVMCVVGSIVIVINAPQEQPISSVQEIWSMATEPAFLLYVGSVIILVFILVFYFAPQCGHNNVLIFTGICSLMGSLSVMGVKALGISLKLTFEGNNQLLYPETWFFMFVVAICVIMQMNYLNKALDTFNTAVVSPIYYVLFTSLTILASVIMFKDWEGQGAGSIASVLCAFMVVIAGTVLLHMTKDFERSSSSRGNHNPLSPTMSTRLCSGNGDSLPRLGSGNGDSLQLHEQDEP is encoded by the exons ATGCAGTCTCGATTAATGGGGATCATAGGTTTCACTGGGGACAATCTGAAGGGATTCATATTGGCTCTGCTTTCAAGTGCGTTCATTGGTGCAAGCTTTATCATTAAGAAGAAAGGCCTCAGAAGAGCTGCTGCTGCCTCTGGTGTTAGGGCTG TGATAATTGGAGAAATTGCAAACTTTGTGGCATATGCATTTGCCCCTGCAGTGCTTGTGACTCCTCTTGGTGCGTTGAGTATCATCGTGAG TGCTGTATTAGCCTACTTCATCTTAAATGAGAAGCTACATCAACTAGGGATATTGGGCTGTGTGATGTGCGTCGTTGGTTCTATCGTTATTGTTATCAATGCGCCACAAGAGCAACCGATTTCTTCTGTCCAGGAAATATGGAGTATGGCAACGGAGCCAG CCTTTCTTCTCTATGTGGGATCAGTTATCATTTTGGTATTCATTCTTGTTTTCTATTTTGCCCCCCAATGTGGACACAACAACGTACTTATTTTCACCGGCATTTGCTCACTGATGGGTTCTCTCTCG GTTATGGGTGTTAAAGCCCTTGGAATTTCTCTAAAACTGACTTTTGAGGGGAATAACCAGTTACTCTACCCAGAAACCTGGTTTTTTATGTTTGTTGTGGCCATTTGTGTCATAATGCAAATGAATTACCTAAACAAG GCTCTTGACACCTTCAACACTGCTGTTGTTTCTCCTATATACTATGTCCTGTTTACATCACTTACAATCCTAGCCAGCGTCATCATGTTCAAG GACTGGGAAGGGCAAGGTGCTGGGAGCATTGCATCAGTACTTTGCGCGTTTATGGTTGTGATTGCAGGGACCGTCTTGTTACACATGACCAAGGATTTTGAGAGAAGTTCGTCTTCCAGAG GTAATCACAACCCGTTATCCCCTACAATGTCAACCCGGCTATGCAGTGGAAATGGGGACTCGTTGCCCCGACTAGGCAGTGGGAACGGGGACTCATTGCAACTCCACGAGCAAGACGAGCCCTGA
- the LOC131007138 gene encoding probable magnesium transporter NIPA7 isoform X1 codes for MQSRLMGIIGFTGDNLKGFILALLSSAFIGASFIIKKKGLRRAAAASGVRAGLGGYAYLMEPLWWLGMITMIIGEIANFVAYAFAPAVLVTPLGALSIIVSAVLAYFILNEKLHQLGILGCVMCVVGSIVIVINAPQEQPISSVQEIWSMATEPAFLLYVGSVIILVFILVFYFAPQCGHNNVLIFTGICSLMGSLSVMGVKALGISLKLTFEGNNQLLYPETWFFMFVVAICVIMQMNYLNKALDTFNTAVVSPIYYVLFTSLTILASVIMFKDWEGQGAGSIASVLCAFMVVIAGTVLLHMTKDFERSSSSRGNHNPLSPTMSTRLCSGNGDSLPRLGSGNGDSLQLHEQDEP; via the exons ATGCAGTCTCGATTAATGGGGATCATAGGTTTCACTGGGGACAATCTGAAGGGATTCATATTGGCTCTGCTTTCAAGTGCGTTCATTGGTGCAAGCTTTATCATTAAGAAGAAAGGCCTCAGAAGAGCTGCTGCTGCCTCTGGTGTTAGGGCTG GTCTTGGGGGGTATGCATATCTCATGGAGCCTCTGTGGTGGCTCGGAATGATCACCA TGATAATTGGAGAAATTGCAAACTTTGTGGCATATGCATTTGCCCCTGCAGTGCTTGTGACTCCTCTTGGTGCGTTGAGTATCATCGTGAG TGCTGTATTAGCCTACTTCATCTTAAATGAGAAGCTACATCAACTAGGGATATTGGGCTGTGTGATGTGCGTCGTTGGTTCTATCGTTATTGTTATCAATGCGCCACAAGAGCAACCGATTTCTTCTGTCCAGGAAATATGGAGTATGGCAACGGAGCCAG CCTTTCTTCTCTATGTGGGATCAGTTATCATTTTGGTATTCATTCTTGTTTTCTATTTTGCCCCCCAATGTGGACACAACAACGTACTTATTTTCACCGGCATTTGCTCACTGATGGGTTCTCTCTCG GTTATGGGTGTTAAAGCCCTTGGAATTTCTCTAAAACTGACTTTTGAGGGGAATAACCAGTTACTCTACCCAGAAACCTGGTTTTTTATGTTTGTTGTGGCCATTTGTGTCATAATGCAAATGAATTACCTAAACAAG GCTCTTGACACCTTCAACACTGCTGTTGTTTCTCCTATATACTATGTCCTGTTTACATCACTTACAATCCTAGCCAGCGTCATCATGTTCAAG GACTGGGAAGGGCAAGGTGCTGGGAGCATTGCATCAGTACTTTGCGCGTTTATGGTTGTGATTGCAGGGACCGTCTTGTTACACATGACCAAGGATTTTGAGAGAAGTTCGTCTTCCAGAG GTAATCACAACCCGTTATCCCCTACAATGTCAACCCGGCTATGCAGTGGAAATGGGGACTCGTTGCCCCGACTAGGCAGTGGGAACGGGGACTCATTGCAACTCCACGAGCAAGACGAGCCCTGA
- the LOC131007138 gene encoding probable magnesium transporter NIPA7 isoform X2, which yields MQSRLMGIIGFTGDNLKGFILALLSSAFIGASFIIKKKGLRRAAAASGVRAGLGGYAYLMEPLWWLGMITMIIGEIANFVAYAFAPAVLVTPLGALSIIVSAVLAYFILNEKLHQLGILGCVMCVVGSIVIVINAPQEQPISSVQEIWSMATEPAFLLYVGSVIILVFILVFYFAPQCGHNNVLIFTGICSLMGSLSVMGVKALGISLKLTFEGNNQLLYPETWFFMFVVAICVIMQMNYLNKALDTFNTAVVSPIYYVLFTSLTILASVIMFKDWEGQGAGSIASVLCAFMVVIAGTVLLHMTKDFERSNHNPLSPTMSTRLCSGNGDSLPRLGSGNGDSLQLHEQDEP from the exons ATGCAGTCTCGATTAATGGGGATCATAGGTTTCACTGGGGACAATCTGAAGGGATTCATATTGGCTCTGCTTTCAAGTGCGTTCATTGGTGCAAGCTTTATCATTAAGAAGAAAGGCCTCAGAAGAGCTGCTGCTGCCTCTGGTGTTAGGGCTG GTCTTGGGGGGTATGCATATCTCATGGAGCCTCTGTGGTGGCTCGGAATGATCACCA TGATAATTGGAGAAATTGCAAACTTTGTGGCATATGCATTTGCCCCTGCAGTGCTTGTGACTCCTCTTGGTGCGTTGAGTATCATCGTGAG TGCTGTATTAGCCTACTTCATCTTAAATGAGAAGCTACATCAACTAGGGATATTGGGCTGTGTGATGTGCGTCGTTGGTTCTATCGTTATTGTTATCAATGCGCCACAAGAGCAACCGATTTCTTCTGTCCAGGAAATATGGAGTATGGCAACGGAGCCAG CCTTTCTTCTCTATGTGGGATCAGTTATCATTTTGGTATTCATTCTTGTTTTCTATTTTGCCCCCCAATGTGGACACAACAACGTACTTATTTTCACCGGCATTTGCTCACTGATGGGTTCTCTCTCG GTTATGGGTGTTAAAGCCCTTGGAATTTCTCTAAAACTGACTTTTGAGGGGAATAACCAGTTACTCTACCCAGAAACCTGGTTTTTTATGTTTGTTGTGGCCATTTGTGTCATAATGCAAATGAATTACCTAAACAAG GCTCTTGACACCTTCAACACTGCTGTTGTTTCTCCTATATACTATGTCCTGTTTACATCACTTACAATCCTAGCCAGCGTCATCATGTTCAAG GACTGGGAAGGGCAAGGTGCTGGGAGCATTGCATCAGTACTTTGCGCGTTTATGGTTGTGATTGCAGGGACCGTCTTGTTACACATGACCAAGGATTTTGAGAGAA GTAATCACAACCCGTTATCCCCTACAATGTCAACCCGGCTATGCAGTGGAAATGGGGACTCGTTGCCCCGACTAGGCAGTGGGAACGGGGACTCATTGCAACTCCACGAGCAAGACGAGCCCTGA
- the LOC131007141 gene encoding mitochondrial fission 1 protein A-like: protein MDKKIGKFFDSVGSLFTGGDAIPWCDSDIVAGCEREVADAEKGSSDKQRSECIMRLSWALVHSKRPDDVQRGISMLEVSLAGSNTPLQEREKAYLLAVGYFRNGEYSRSRQLVERCLEIAPDWRQALTLKKAIEDKITKDGVIGIGIAATAVGLVAGGIAAAFSARKK, encoded by the exons ATGGACAAGAAAATTGGCAAATTCTTCGATTCCGTCGGCAGCCTTTTCACCGGTGGCGACGCGATTCCTTGGTGCGATTCCGATATCGTAGCT GGTTGTGAGCGTGAGGTTGCTGATGCAGAAAAAGGTTCTTCTGATAAGCAAAGGAGCGAGTGCATCATGCGCTTGTCTTGGGCTCTGGTTCACTCCAAAAGGCCAGATGATGTACAACGTGGAATATCTATGCTTGAAG TTTCTCTAGCTGGCTCTAACACCCCGCTGCAAGAGAGGGAAAAGGCCTATCTTCTAGCTGTTGGATACTTTAGAAATGGGGAGTACTCTAGGAGCAGGCAGCTTGTTGAACGTTGTTTGGAG ATTGCACCTGACTGGAGGCAGGCCTTGACCCTCAAGAAAGCAATTGAGGATAAAATTACGAAAG ATGGAGTAATCGGCATTGGTATTGCTGCAACTGCTGTTGGTCTCGTGGCTGGTGGTATTGCAGCTGCATTTTCTGCACGCAAGAAGTGA